Proteins encoded in a region of the Apilactobacillus apisilvae genome:
- a CDS encoding MDR family MFS transporter — translation MSINKRNEGDAMREIKLHWLFLGSLINNIAVSTVWPLTTVYMHNALGKSLTEVGIILFMYSASNVFGNYIGGKLFDRHNRYILTILGIIFSIVVSAGLILFNGWPAYPIGLVLFGFATGWNLTMINSLGTTVKLKSGRYIFNMLYLAQNVGVVFGTMAVGLLYPIGISSVFLLSTVILIIYGINAIFTYNKPDSIHPSKAQIKVKKVKLPKPKLTIIMTFFVSLAVIWIVYEQWVSNMSVYITGMGIPMSMYSLLWTLNAFLLVVFQLLINWISKYHDSLYFQIYFGIFFIGLSFFTLIFMHSYLGFVISMTVLTLGEASVIPSIPALVNELTPIEVKGKYQGLTNAWASVGKAIGPLVGGIVIDMTSYRSLFVISAMICLFLVIITKCIVRLKKQKITKYSK, via the coding sequence ATGAGTATAAATAAAAGAAATGAAGGTGATGCAATGCGAGAAATAAAATTACATTGGTTGTTTTTAGGTTCGTTAATTAATAATATTGCAGTTAGTACAGTTTGGCCCTTAACGACTGTTTACATGCATAATGCCCTTGGTAAAAGTTTAACTGAAGTGGGAATTATTCTGTTTATGTATTCAGCTTCTAATGTATTTGGTAATTATATCGGTGGTAAATTGTTTGATCGCCATAATCGATACATATTAACTATTTTGGGGATTATTTTTTCAATAGTAGTTTCAGCAGGCCTAATTCTCTTTAATGGTTGGCCAGCTTATCCAATTGGTTTAGTGTTATTTGGTTTTGCCACTGGGTGGAATCTAACGATGATTAATTCACTGGGCACGACCGTTAAATTAAAATCTGGTCGCTATATTTTTAATATGCTGTACTTGGCCCAAAATGTGGGCGTCGTTTTTGGGACGATGGCAGTGGGGCTTTTATATCCAATTGGAATTAGCTCAGTTTTTCTACTTTCGACAGTGATTCTAATCATATATGGCATTAATGCAATTTTTACTTATAATAAGCCTGATTCAATTCATCCATCGAAAGCTCAAATAAAGGTCAAAAAGGTTAAGTTACCTAAACCAAAACTAACAATCATTATGACTTTTTTTGTTAGCTTAGCGGTTATTTGGATTGTTTATGAACAATGGGTATCAAATATGTCAGTCTATATTACTGGAATGGGCATTCCAATGAGTATGTATAGTTTGTTATGGACATTGAATGCCTTTTTATTAGTAGTTTTTCAATTACTAATTAATTGGATATCTAAATATCATGATAGCCTTTATTTTCAAATTTACTTTGGGATTTTCTTTATTGGACTATCGTTCTTCACTTTAATTTTTATGCACTCTTATTTAGGATTTGTCATTTCGATGACTGTTTTAACTTTAGGCGAGGCATCGGTAATTCCCTCAATTCCCGCATTAGTTAACGAACTGACACCGATTGAAGTCAAAGGCAAGTATCAAGGCTTAACTAATGCTTGGGCTTCAGTTGGGAAGGCAATTGGGCCATTAGTTGGTGGAATTGTGATTGATATGACATCATATCGTTCATTATTTGTGATTAGCGCAATGATTTGCTTATTTCTGGTGATTATTACAAAGTGTATTGTAAGATTAAAAAAACAAAAAATAACTAAATATTCTAAATAA
- the dnaB gene encoding replicative DNA helicase, which translates to MSNDYLNTQTPPQDVQAEKAVLGAILLDNDQLAESQEYLEPADFYHHAHQLIYAAMVKLSDEDQPVDASTLRSELDGQKKLEDAGGIAYLAELASSTPTAANAMYYAKNVRKKSVARRLIKTATNIVTESYNNNDNIDDLLDEAERSILNVSEDRNNTGFQEIGEVLKNALNNIEDLSESTSDVTGLSTGYPALDKMTTGLHEDELIILAARPAVGKTAFALNLAQNVGTKTDKTVAIFSLEMSAESLVNRMICAEGSIDANHLRTGQLSDEEWNNMMIAMGSLANASIYIDDTAGTKISEIRAKARRLAKDTGNLGLIVVDYLQLIDGGNKENRQQEVSYISRQLKKIAKELGVPVIALSQLSRGVEQRQDKRPVLSDIRESGSIEQDADIVAFLYRDDYYEREDDDDDDQEDSDVGEVEVIVEKNRSGPRGTVKLLFIKSHNKFSSIAYNQDE; encoded by the coding sequence ATGAGTAATGATTATTTAAATACCCAAACTCCTCCGCAAGACGTGCAAGCTGAAAAAGCGGTCTTGGGTGCGATTTTACTAGATAATGATCAATTAGCAGAATCACAGGAGTATTTAGAGCCGGCTGATTTTTATCATCATGCGCATCAATTGATTTATGCAGCAATGGTGAAGTTATCAGACGAAGATCAACCGGTCGATGCATCGACGTTGAGATCTGAATTGGATGGTCAAAAGAAGTTAGAGGATGCTGGTGGAATTGCCTACTTAGCAGAGCTCGCTTCTTCAACGCCCACCGCTGCGAACGCAATGTACTATGCTAAAAACGTTCGTAAAAAATCAGTCGCAAGACGCTTAATTAAAACCGCCACTAACATCGTAACGGAAAGTTACAATAATAATGATAATATCGATGATTTATTGGATGAAGCTGAACGGTCAATTTTGAATGTTTCTGAAGATCGGAATAATACCGGTTTTCAAGAAATTGGTGAAGTTTTAAAAAATGCTTTAAACAATATTGAAGATTTATCAGAAAGTACTTCAGATGTAACTGGTTTATCGACTGGATATCCTGCTTTGGATAAGATGACGACTGGTTTACATGAAGATGAATTAATTATCTTAGCTGCTCGTCCAGCTGTTGGTAAAACAGCTTTCGCATTGAATTTGGCACAAAATGTTGGAACTAAAACTGACAAGACAGTTGCCATTTTCAGTTTGGAAATGAGTGCTGAATCACTAGTTAATCGGATGATTTGTGCTGAAGGTAGTATTGATGCCAATCATTTGCGAACTGGTCAATTATCAGATGAGGAATGGAACAACATGATGATTGCGATGGGAAGTTTAGCCAATGCTAGTATTTATATCGATGATACGGCTGGAACTAAAATTTCTGAAATTCGCGCTAAGGCCCGTCGTTTAGCTAAAGATACTGGTAATCTTGGTTTGATTGTAGTGGATTATCTTCAATTAATTGATGGTGGAAATAAAGAAAATCGTCAACAAGAAGTATCTTATATTTCTCGACAATTGAAGAAAATTGCGAAGGAATTAGGAGTGCCAGTAATTGCGCTATCTCAACTTTCTCGTGGGGTTGAACAACGCCAAGACAAACGCCCAGTATTATCTGATATTCGTGAATCTGGTTCAATCGAACAAGATGCTGATATTGTTGCATTTTTATATCGTGATGACTATTACGAACGCGAAGATGACGACGATGATGATCAAGAAGACAGTGATGTTGGTGAAGTTGAAGTAATTGTTGAAAAAAATCGTTCTGGTCCACGTGGAACGGTTAAGCTACTTTTCATTAAGTCGCATAATAAGTTTTCGTCAATTGCGTATAATCAAGATGAATAA
- the rplI gene encoding 50S ribosomal protein L9 — protein sequence MKVIFLEDVRGKGKRGEIKNLPDGYAQNFLIKRGKAKAATNSAVSQLNGEKKAEKKEADAELAEAKDLKKQLETDKNTVEVSAKVGADGRLFGSVSSKQIVNEMQKQHDLKIDKRKVELKEPIKSLGYTNIPVKLHKQVTATMRVHVSEK from the coding sequence ATGAAGGTTATATTTTTAGAAGATGTACGCGGAAAAGGTAAACGTGGAGAAATTAAAAACTTACCTGATGGATATGCACAAAACTTCTTGATTAAACGTGGTAAAGCAAAAGCCGCTACTAACTCAGCTGTTAGTCAGTTAAATGGTGAAAAGAAAGCAGAAAAGAAAGAAGCAGATGCTGAACTAGCTGAAGCTAAAGATTTAAAAAAACAATTAGAAACTGATAAAAATACGGTTGAAGTTTCTGCTAAGGTTGGTGCTGATGGTCGTTTATTTGGTTCAGTATCATCTAAACAAATTGTTAATGAAATGCAAAAGCAACACGACCTTAAGATTGATAAAAGAAAGGTCGAACTAAAAGAACCTATTAAGTCACTAGGATACACAAATATCCCAGTTAAATTGCACAAGCAAGTAACTGCAACTATGCGTGTTCATGTTAGTGAAAAATAG
- a CDS encoding DHH family phosphoesterase, giving the protein MKKLFSFTNLPPFLKNKILRWITLALTVLSIFSLVVSFLYNFIVGIIFLVVVCGLLTYIFKKMNDLSDSTENYLSDLSYRIHRGDQEALLEMPVGVIIISENGAIEWVNPYLTPYFGDQDLLGKEVSESNPELADILNNNWDNPDNATVKWNDHYFNLLIQKEYRTVYMMDITKYYQIEKDYKDEKISIGQVFLDNYDEITQSMSDQEISNLNNYVTNELNIWAQNFGFFIKQVDEDHYIMFTYSKVLKDIEDDKFSILDTIRESTSKQNFPLTLSIGIAYGEDNLNELAEQAQSDLDLALGRGGDQVVVKAKDHEARFYGGKTNPMEKRTRVRARMISQALQEVFKESDQVFVQGHSQPDMDSIGACLGIHRLAQMNNKHCYVVIPEGTFHSDVQRLVDKMRSDEELEADVITPDEALQKATDNSLLVMVDHSKPSMSISNDLYKRLENKVMIIDHHRRGEEFPENPVLVYIEPYASSTCELITEMFEYQSQDAEPISKLEATAMLTGIFIDTKSFTSRTGTRTFDAASYLRSAGADSSEMQDFMEENPESYMARMHLISLARFISDENNMMVVSGEQDRVYDPVTAAQAADSILDMSGVNASFVITHRPDNLIGISARSDGEVNVQRIMEELGGGGHLSSGATQISDKKIDEVDQMLDEAIKKAKSEESSDENQET; this is encoded by the coding sequence ATGAAAAAATTGTTCTCATTTACTAACTTACCACCTTTTTTAAAAAATAAAATTTTAAGATGGATTACGTTAGCATTAACGGTATTATCAATTTTTAGTTTAGTAGTTTCATTTCTATATAATTTTATTGTAGGAATCATTTTCCTAGTTGTGGTATGTGGTTTGTTGACTTACATATTTAAGAAAATGAATGATTTAAGTGACAGTACTGAGAATTATCTTTCTGATTTATCATACCGCATTCACCGTGGTGACCAAGAGGCATTATTAGAAATGCCAGTAGGGGTTATCATCATTAGTGAAAATGGTGCGATTGAATGGGTGAATCCATATTTAACCCCCTATTTTGGCGATCAAGATTTATTAGGCAAAGAAGTATCGGAATCCAATCCTGAATTGGCTGATATTTTAAATAATAATTGGGATAATCCTGATAATGCCACTGTAAAATGGAATGATCATTATTTTAATTTGTTAATTCAAAAAGAATATCGAACTGTTTATATGATGGATATTACTAAATATTATCAAATTGAAAAGGATTATAAGGATGAAAAAATTTCCATTGGACAAGTTTTCTTGGATAACTATGATGAAATTACTCAATCTATGAGTGACCAGGAAATTTCCAATTTAAATAATTATGTTACCAATGAGTTAAATATCTGGGCACAAAACTTTGGTTTCTTCATTAAGCAAGTTGATGAAGATCACTATATTATGTTTACCTATTCTAAAGTTCTTAAAGACATTGAAGACGATAAATTTAGTATTTTGGACACTATTCGTGAATCGACTTCAAAACAAAACTTCCCACTAACACTAAGTATTGGGATTGCTTATGGCGAAGATAATCTAAATGAATTGGCTGAACAAGCGCAAAGTGATTTAGATTTAGCTTTAGGTCGTGGTGGTGACCAAGTTGTTGTTAAGGCTAAAGATCATGAAGCTCGTTTCTATGGTGGGAAAACCAATCCAATGGAAAAACGTACCAGAGTACGTGCTCGTATGATTTCGCAAGCCTTACAAGAAGTCTTTAAGGAATCTGATCAAGTGTTTGTGCAAGGGCATAGTCAACCTGATATGGATTCAATTGGTGCTTGTTTGGGAATTCATCGTCTTGCACAAATGAATAATAAACATTGTTATGTTGTGATCCCAGAGGGCACTTTTCATTCTGATGTTCAACGTTTGGTTGATAAGATGCGTTCGGATGAAGAACTTGAAGCCGATGTTATTACTCCAGATGAAGCCTTGCAAAAAGCCACTGATAATAGTTTATTAGTAATGGTTGATCATTCTAAACCATCAATGAGTATTTCTAATGACTTATATAAACGTTTAGAAAATAAAGTAATGATTATTGATCACCATCGTCGTGGAGAGGAATTCCCTGAAAATCCAGTGCTGGTTTATATTGAACCATATGCTTCTTCAACTTGTGAATTAATTACTGAAATGTTCGAATATCAATCTCAAGATGCGGAACCAATTAGTAAATTAGAAGCTACAGCGATGTTAACGGGAATCTTTATTGATACGAAATCGTTTACTTCAAGAACGGGAACTAGAACCTTCGATGCTGCTAGTTATTTACGTTCAGCTGGGGCTGATTCTAGTGAAATGCAAGACTTTATGGAAGAAAATCCAGAAAGTTATATGGCTAGAATGCATTTAATTTCATTAGCTCGTTTTATTAGCGATGAAAATAATATGATGGTAGTTTCTGGTGAACAAGATAGAGTTTATGATCCAGTTACGGCTGCTCAAGCTGCTGATTCTATATTAGATATGTCGGGAGTTAATGCTTCATTTGTAATTACCCATCGTCCTGATAACTTAATCGGAATTTCTGCAAGAAGTGACGGTGAAGTTAATGTTCAAAGAATCATGGAAGAATTAGGTGGTGGTGGTCATTTATCTAGTGGCGCTACTCAAATATCTGATAAGAAGATTGATGAAGTCGATCAAATGTTAGATGAAGCAATTAAAAAAGCTAAATCTGAAGAATCTTCTGATGAAAATCAAGAAACATAA
- the rpsR gene encoding 30S ribosomal protein S18, giving the protein MPQQRRGGGRRRRKVDFIAANHIDYIDYKDVALLSRFVSERGKILPRRVTGTSAKNQRKVTIAIKRSRIMGLMPFVTENA; this is encoded by the coding sequence ATGCCACAACAAAGAAGAGGTGGCGGCCGTCGTCGTCGCAAAGTTGATTTTATTGCAGCTAACCACATCGATTACATCGATTACAAGGATGTTGCATTGTTAAGCCGTTTTGTTTCAGAAAGAGGTAAGATTTTACCACGTCGTGTTACTGGAACTAGCGCTAAAAACCAACGTAAAGTAACTATTGCTATCAAACGTTCTCGTATCATGGGCTTAATGCCATTTGTTACAGAAAACGCATAA
- the ssb gene encoding single-stranded DNA-binding protein produces the protein MINRTTLTGRLTRDVDLRYTPSGAAVGNFTLAVDRRFTNQNGERDADFINCVIWRKSAENFANFTHKGSLVGIDGRIQTRNYENQQGQRVYVTEVVVENFALLEPRSANHSNNNNGAPQNNSGNNNPFENQNNNQPSNNGGNSNNGNNMNNNSADPFASSGDQIDISDDDLPF, from the coding sequence ATGATTAATCGTACAACTTTAACAGGTAGATTAACTCGGGACGTTGACTTGCGATACACTCCAAGCGGTGCCGCTGTAGGTAATTTTACCTTAGCTGTTGATCGTAGATTTACTAACCAAAATGGTGAAAGAGATGCAGATTTTATTAACTGTGTTATCTGGCGTAAATCCGCTGAAAATTTTGCTAACTTCACACATAAGGGTTCTTTAGTTGGAATTGATGGCCGTATTCAAACCAGAAATTACGAAAATCAACAAGGCCAAAGAGTCTATGTCACTGAAGTAGTTGTTGAAAACTTTGCTTTGTTAGAACCTCGTTCAGCAAATCATAGTAACAACAATAACGGCGCTCCTCAGAACAATTCAGGAAATAACAATCCTTTTGAAAACCAAAACAACAACCAACCATCTAATAATGGCGGTAACAGTAATAATGGAAACAACATGAATAATAATTCAGCTGATCCATTTGCTAGTTCTGGTGATCAAATTGATATTTCCGATGATGATTTACCATTTTAA
- the rpsF gene encoding 30S ribosomal protein S6: protein MEEHKYEITYIVRPDLEEGAKKDLVAKFDKVLTDNGAKLIDSKDWSKRRFAFEIGGYNEGVYHIANLTTAEKTALDEFDRQAKYSDDILRHMIVRR from the coding sequence ATGGAAGAACATAAATATGAAATTACTTACATCGTTCGTCCTGATCTAGAAGAAGGCGCTAAAAAAGATTTAGTTGCTAAATTCGACAAGGTTTTAACTGACAATGGTGCTAAGTTAATCGACTCAAAAGACTGGTCAAAACGCCGTTTCGCATTTGAAATTGGTGGTTACAATGAAGGTGTATACCACATTGCTAACTTAACTACTGCTGAAAAAACAGCATTAGACGAATTTGATCGTCAAGCAAAATACAGTGACGATATTTTACGTCACATGATCGTAAGAAGATAA
- a CDS encoding C39 family peptidase — MKKSVIASALLMAMSLLTLSFYQSTNVHADDVSQNDSSIKNTGSYISSDQNMNNQSDSNQSNYQSRVETANSQTSDNSNNKNSNNQNPDNQNSKNPNDNEHNDDSNESNKPSHDKEESPNKQVKKHNYFRVLSNKNANFLTVIKKNRNIYKNGAYNTNASNIKSSGNSGHLIGKWIQVTDLESTKLGKYAHIINKGKDEGWINTSALDYSSFKLNNVPLIAQRPELPTGCEITALTMMINYATGKKYSKTYMANRMPHSSNPNKGFIGSPYSKSGWYIYPPALMKLVKKYVGSSNNLTGKSTESIKVYLKNHSHPVVIYVAGVDGFPNHALTVTGYTKDRIYYNDPWLGKRTSMSIKAINIHRNGDSKRAISY; from the coding sequence ATGAAAAAATCAGTAATTGCATCAGCATTGTTAATGGCGATGTCCTTACTAACGTTATCGTTTTACCAATCTACTAATGTACATGCCGATGATGTTAGTCAAAATGATAGTTCAATTAAAAATACTGGCTCTTATATTTCAAGTGATCAAAATATGAACAATCAATCTGACAGTAATCAAAGCAACTACCAAAGTAGGGTAGAAACTGCAAATAGTCAAACATCAGATAACTCAAATAATAAAAATTCTAATAACCAGAATCCTGATAATCAAAATTCAAAAAATCCAAATGATAATGAACATAATGATGATAGTAATGAATCAAATAAACCAAGTCATGACAAAGAAGAAAGCCCTAATAAACAGGTTAAAAAGCATAATTATTTTAGAGTATTAAGTAATAAAAATGCCAATTTCTTAACTGTTATAAAAAAGAATCGAAATATTTATAAGAATGGTGCTTACAATACCAATGCTTCTAATATTAAAAGCTCTGGTAATAGCGGTCATTTAATTGGGAAATGGATTCAAGTTACCGACTTAGAATCAACTAAGTTAGGTAAATATGCACATATAATAAATAAAGGTAAGGATGAAGGATGGATTAATACTTCAGCTTTAGATTATTCTTCATTTAAATTAAATAATGTCCCATTAATTGCTCAAAGACCTGAGCTACCAACAGGTTGTGAAATTACAGCTTTAACTATGATGATTAATTACGCTACTGGTAAAAAATATTCGAAAACTTATATGGCTAACAGGATGCCTCATAGTTCTAATCCCAATAAAGGATTTATTGGCAGCCCTTATTCGAAGAGTGGGTGGTATATTTACCCACCAGCATTGATGAAATTAGTCAAAAAGTATGTTGGATCTAGTAATAATTTAACTGGTAAATCAACTGAATCAATCAAAGTATATTTGAAAAATCATTCACATCCAGTAGTGATTTATGTTGCAGGAGTTGATGGCTTTCCTAATCATGCTTTAACGGTTACCGGTTATACTAAAGATCGTATTTATTACAATGATCCGTGGTTGGGCAAACGCACAAGTATGAGCATCAAAGCTATTAATATTCATCGTAATGGAGATTCGAAAAGAGCTATTAGTTATTAA
- a CDS encoding C40 family peptidase: MFKLKRTLIPTIAMILLVSLGFVLGTSTNTHAKGKVYQNPKRYYQISDKQIKPVGKVGYTVKVGYEGIKTVKIMRRLGINMGPIGTGHYEYNYATKNAVINFQKHHNLKATGDVDVNTWVKLGFPRWQFYSIDKYVAPLGAKITQGRKAHIEAAIKQAYKYLGKPYIYGASSSPNYGNDCSGLVVQALYAGGINPKPVSAIQHAHPGNEWNSSKLWASKKFKFVPFGQRKRGDLIFYYEPGTSTIWHVALYLGKDRIIESWPPRVQVSSIYARSTHTGYVARPWTQK, translated from the coding sequence GTGTTTAAATTAAAAAGAACATTAATTCCAACAATAGCAATGATTTTATTAGTATCATTGGGATTTGTATTAGGTACTTCTACTAATACACATGCTAAGGGAAAAGTTTATCAGAATCCTAAGAGATATTATCAAATTTCTGATAAGCAAATTAAGCCAGTGGGAAAAGTTGGATATACCGTTAAAGTTGGATATGAAGGTATTAAAACAGTTAAAATAATGCGTAGATTAGGTATCAACATGGGACCTATTGGAACAGGGCATTATGAATATAACTATGCAACTAAAAATGCTGTTATTAATTTTCAGAAACATCATAATTTAAAAGCAACTGGAGATGTTGACGTAAACACTTGGGTTAAATTAGGTTTCCCAAGATGGCAATTCTATAGCATTGATAAGTATGTTGCACCATTAGGCGCAAAAATTACTCAAGGTCGCAAAGCTCACATTGAAGCAGCAATTAAGCAAGCTTACAAATATTTGGGTAAACCATACATATACGGTGCTTCATCAAGTCCTAATTATGGTAATGACTGTTCAGGATTAGTTGTCCAAGCTTTATATGCTGGTGGTATCAATCCTAAACCAGTCAGTGCAATTCAACATGCACATCCTGGTAACGAATGGAATTCAAGTAAATTGTGGGCATCCAAAAAGTTTAAGTTTGTTCCATTTGGTCAACGTAAACGTGGAGATTTAATCTTCTATTACGAACCAGGAACTTCTACAATTTGGCATGTTGCTCTATATCTAGGTAAAGATAGAATTATTGAAAGCTGGCCACCACGTGTTCAAGTATCAAGCATTTATGCTAGATCTACACATACAGGATATGTGGCACGTCCATGGACACAAAAATAA
- the gyrA gene encoding DNA gyrase subunit A, producing MEANILANNEDLTSHRIENVDLSEKMKTSFLDYAMSVIVARALPDVRDGMKPVHRRILYDMRELGLTPEKPFRKSARVVGDTLGKYHPHGDTAVYGSMVRMAQDFSYRYPLVNGHGNFGSVDGDGAAAMRYTEAKLSKIGMEMLRDINKDTVDFQDNFDGSEREPEVLPSRFPNLLVNGASGIAVGMATNIPPHNLSEVISALHILMQNPDATTADLMEAVPGPDFPTGGVVLGKSGIRKAYETGKGSIILRAKTDIEENKNGKQRIIATEIPYMTNKAKLIERIADLVRDKRIEGITDVNDESDREGMRIVIDVKRDASAQVVLNNLYKMTLMQTSFSFNMLAIVDGTPRILSLKEILQYYLEHQVSVIKRRTQYELKKAENRAHILAGLIKALDNIDRVITIIRESQTSAVAKKQLMDEFDLSDKQSQAILDMRLVRLTGLERGKIESEHDELLKNINEYKEILASREKINDIIYDELMEIQRKFGDDRKTELRVGEVLSIEDEDLIAEEDIMITLTHNGYIKRTATSEFKSQNRGGRGVQGMGVHDDDFIEHLVSTTTHHTLLFFTNQGKVYRMKGYEIPEYGRSAKGLPIINLLGIENAEKVQAVITISENENYDDKDLFFTTVQGTVKRTSVDEFKNIRSNGLKAIHLKDKDELMRVSTVTENQNMVIGTHLGYCVSFKVADVRSMGRSATGVRGIRLRDHDYVVGADVLNPDDKVFVISEKGYGKQTPASEYQIKGRGGKGIKTMNVTEKNGPLAGLTTVTGDEDIMLVTDKGVMIRFNVADVSQTGRATLGVHLIRIDEDSRVSTVAKVSNEAEESDDEKDDSNSDEETTNE from the coding sequence ATGGAGGCAAATATATTGGCCAATAATGAAGATCTAACAAGTCATCGTATTGAAAATGTTGACTTATCTGAAAAAATGAAAACATCATTCTTAGACTATGCAATGAGTGTTATTGTTGCACGTGCCTTACCTGATGTAAGAGATGGAATGAAACCAGTTCATAGAAGAATTTTATATGATATGCGTGAATTAGGTTTAACTCCTGAAAAGCCATTCCGTAAATCAGCCAGAGTTGTTGGGGATACTTTAGGTAAGTATCATCCCCACGGTGATACTGCTGTTTATGGTTCAATGGTTCGTATGGCACAAGACTTTAGTTACCGTTATCCATTAGTTAATGGGCATGGTAACTTTGGTTCTGTTGATGGTGATGGTGCAGCCGCTATGCGTTATACCGAAGCAAAATTAAGTAAAATTGGAATGGAAATGCTACGTGATATCAATAAGGATACTGTTGATTTCCAAGATAACTTTGATGGTAGTGAACGTGAACCAGAAGTTTTACCTTCAAGGTTCCCTAATTTACTAGTTAATGGTGCTTCAGGTATCGCTGTTGGGATGGCCACTAATATTCCACCACATAACCTAAGTGAAGTTATTTCTGCTTTGCATATTTTAATGCAAAACCCAGATGCGACAACTGCCGATTTAATGGAAGCAGTTCCTGGACCAGACTTTCCAACTGGAGGGGTTGTTCTAGGTAAATCTGGTATCAGAAAAGCTTACGAAACTGGTAAGGGTAGCATTATTTTACGTGCTAAAACTGATATTGAAGAAAATAAAAATGGAAAACAACGTATCATTGCGACTGAAATTCCTTACATGACTAATAAAGCTAAGTTAATTGAACGCATCGCTGATTTAGTTCGTGATAAAAGAATTGAAGGCATCACTGATGTTAACGATGAATCTGACCGTGAAGGTATGCGCATTGTTATCGATGTTAAACGCGATGCTTCAGCACAAGTTGTATTAAATAATTTATACAAAATGACTTTAATGCAAACTAGCTTTAGCTTTAACATGCTAGCAATTGTTGATGGTACCCCAAGAATTCTTAGCCTAAAAGAAATTCTTCAATATTACTTAGAACATCAAGTTAGTGTTATCAAACGTCGTACTCAATATGAATTGAAGAAGGCTGAAAACCGTGCCCATATTTTAGCCGGATTAATTAAAGCATTAGATAATATTGATCGTGTGATTACGATCATTCGTGAATCACAAACTTCTGCCGTTGCTAAAAAGCAATTAATGGATGAATTTGATTTATCAGATAAACAATCACAAGCTATCTTAGATATGCGTTTGGTTCGTTTAACTGGATTGGAACGTGGCAAGATTGAAAGTGAACATGATGAGTTATTAAAGAACATCAATGAATATAAAGAAATTCTTGCTAGTCGTGAAAAAATCAATGACATTATTTATGATGAATTAATGGAAATTCAACGTAAATTTGGTGATGACCGTAAGACTGAACTTCGTGTCGGTGAAGTCCTAAGTATTGAAGATGAAGACTTAATTGCTGAAGAAGATATTATGATTACTTTAACTCATAATGGATACATCAAACGTACCGCAACTTCAGAATTCAAGAGTCAAAATCGTGGTGGCCGTGGAGTTCAAGGAATGGGTGTCCATGATGATGACTTCATTGAACATCTAGTTTCAACAACTACTCATCACACATTGTTATTCTTCACTAATCAAGGTAAGGTTTACCGTATGAAAGGGTATGAAATTCCTGAGTATGGACGTTCTGCTAAAGGACTTCCTATCATTAACTTGTTAGGAATTGAAAATGCTGAAAAAGTACAAGCGGTAATTACTATTAGTGAAAATGAAAATTACGATGATAAAGACTTATTCTTTACTACAGTTCAAGGAACTGTAAAGCGTACTTCAGTTGATGAATTCAAGAATATCCGTAGTAATGGTCTAAAAGCAATTCATTTGAAAGACAAAGATGAATTAATGCGAGTTTCAACTGTTACAGAAAATCAAAATATGGTTATTGGAACTCATTTAGGTTACTGTGTCAGCTTTAAAGTCGCTGATGTACGTTCAATGGGACGTTCAGCAACCGGGGTTCGTGGAATTCGTCTAAGAGATCATGACTATGTAGTTGGTGCCGATGTCTTGAATCCAGACGACAAAGTATTTGTTATTTCTGAAAAAGGTTATGGTAAACAAACGCCTGCTTCTGAATATCAAATCAAAGGTCGTGGTGGAAAAGGTATTAAAACCATGAACGTTACTGAAAAGAATGGTCCATTAGCTGGTTTAACAACTGTTACTGGTGATGAAGATATTATGTTAGTTACTGATAAGGGTGTTATGATCAGATTTAATGTTGCCGATGTTTCACAAACTGGTCGTGCTACTTTAGGGGTTCATTTAATTAGAATTGATGAAGACTCTAGAGTTTCAACCGTTGCTAAAGTTTCCAATGAAGCTGAAGAATCAGATGATGAAAAAGATGATTCAAATTCAGATGAAGAAACTACAAATGAATAG